A segment of the Bordetella flabilis genome:
GCGGGGACGGCGGCACGGGGCGCCTCGGGCAGCGAAGGCCGATCGGCGGATGTCATCGGCAGGTCCCGGTCTTCATTCGGGCTTGATCCCGGCCTTGCGCACCAGGTCGCCCCACTTCCTGCTTTCGGCGACCATGTAATCGCGGAAGGCGGCGCTGTCGCTGCCCACCAGCGTCATGCCCAGGCTGTGCAGCTTGTCGCGCAGCGCGGCGTCCTGCAAACCGGTCTTGACGCCCTGTTCCAGGCGCGTCACCGCCGCCTGGGGCGTGCCGGCGGGCGCGTACAGGCCGAACCACGTCAAGGCTTCGAAGCCGGGCAGGCCCGACTCGGCGACCGTCGGAATCTCGGGCGCGCTGTCGGCCCGCTGCAGGCTCGATACCGCGATCGCGCGCAGCTTGCCGCTGCGGATATGCGGCAGCAGCGTGGGCAGGTTGCTGAACATCAGCGGCACCTGGTTGCCGAGCAGGTCGGAGATCGCGTTCGCTTCGCCCTTGTACGGCACATGGACCATCTTCACGCCAGCCATGGCGCAGAACAGTTCCATGGCCACGTGCTGCGGCCCGCCCAGGCCGGACGAGGCATAGACCAGGTCGCCTTTCTTTTCGCGCGCATATTGGATGACGTCCTGCACGGTCTTCAGCGGCACGGCCGGGTTCACCACCAGCACCAGCGGCACCGAGGCGATCAGCGAGACCGGCACGAAATCCTTGAGCGGATCGAAATGCAGATTGGGGTACATGCTGGGCGCCACGACCATGGTGGACTGGGTGCCCAGCAGCAAGGTGTAGCCGTCCGGCTTGGCGCGCGACACGGCCTCGGCGGCGATGGTGCCCGTGGCGCCCGCGCGGTTCTCGATCACATAGGTCTGGCCGAATTGCTGGCCCAGTACCTGGCCCAGCTGGCGCGCCACCAGGTCGACCGCGCCGCCCGCGGAAAAACCCACCATCAGCGTGGTGGGACGCGAGGGATAGGCGTCCTGGGCGTGGACGCCGCGCGACAGCGGGGCCAGGCCCGCGGCCAGCAGGGTTGCCAGCGCCTGTCGGCGGGTCAGCGGGGTGTGCAGCATGCGATATCTCCAGTGTTGTGGTTGTCGTTGTGGTCATTGCCCGCGGCAGGCCGGGGCGCCGCCGCAGCGGAGCCGGCTCGGCAGGCCGGCCCGGCGGGCGGGTCCAGTCGGCCGGTTCAGGCCGGCTTGCCGGCGCCTTGTTCCTGCCGGCGTTGTTCGCGCCAGGCCTGGTACCGCGCCTGGTTCTCGGCATTGGGCGGGTACAGGCCGGGCAGTTGGGCGCCGCCTTCGACCTGCTCCATGATCCACGCCTCCTGCTGTTCCTGTTCCACGGCCGCCTGCACGACGTCTTCGAGCAGCGCGTCGGGGATCAGCACTGCGCCGTCCGCGTCCAGCACCAGTACGTCGTTGGGAAACACGGCCACGCCGCCGCAGCTGATGGGTTCCTGCCAGCCGACGAAGGTCAGGCCGGCCACCGACGGAGGCGCCGCGGCGCCGCTGCACCACACCGGCAGTCCGGTGCCCAGCACGCCGTCGACATCGCGTACCACGCCATCCGTGACCAGCGCCGCCACGCCACGCTTGCGCATGCGTGCGCACAGGATGTCGCCGAAGATGCCGGCGTCGGTGACCCCCAGGGCGTCGACGATGGCGATGCAGCCGGCCGGCATGGCTTCGATGGCGGCGCGCGTGGAAATCGGCGAAGACCAGGAGGCCGGCGTGGCCAGGTCTTCCCGGGCGGGCACGAAACGCAGGGTAAAGGCGCGGCCCACGAGGCGCGGGCTATCCGGACGCAGGCGGGCGGCGCCGCGTATCCAGACATTGCGCAGCCCTTTCTTGAGCAGCACGGTGGTCAGAGTGGCGGTGGTCACCTGCGACAGCGCCTGCACGATGCGCGGGTCCAGGGGAGCGGGTTGTGTGGTCATGGTCGATTCCTCTGTGTTGGGAGCGTCTGCCGCGGACGCGGCGCGGGACACCACACGGGGCGGTGTCCCGACGGACGATAGGCGCCTCAGATGCTGGCGATCAAGCCGCCGTCGATGCGGATCACCGAACCGGTGATGTAGGAGGCGCGGGTGCTGGCCAGAAAGGCCACGGCATCCGCGTACTCCTGCGGATCGCCGTAGCGGCCCACCGGTATGGCGGCCACGCTTTGTTCGCGCACCTGCTCGACCGCGCGGTTCTCGCGTTGCGCGCGCTGTTCGTCCAGGAAGCGGATGCGCGGCGTGGCGATACGGCCCGGCAGCACGATGTTCGCCGTGATGCCGTCGCGGCCGACTTCCTGCGCCAGGGTCTTGGACCAGCCGACCAGCGACAGGCGCAGGGCATTGGACAGGCCGAGGTTGGGAATGGGCGCGACCACGCCGGACGAGGTACTGGTAATGACGCGGCCGAACTTGCGCGCCCGCATGCCGGGCAGCACGCGATCGGTAATGGCGATGACCGACAGCACCATGCTCTGGAAATGGGCCTGCCACAGGTCCGTGGCCTGGCCGGATACGGGCGTGGGCGGCGGTCCGCCGGTGTTGTTGACCAGAATGTCGATGGGGCCCAGCCCGGTTTCCACCGCGGCGACCTTGGCATCGACCGCCGCGATGTCCGCCAGGTCCCACTGCAGGGCCAGTGCCCTGCCGCCGGCGGCGGCGATCTCGGCGGCGACCTGCGCCGCGGCGTCCTCCTTCACGTCGGCCAGCGCCACGCGCGCGCCTTCGGCGGCCAGCGTGCGGGCGATGGCGCCGCCCAGGCCGCCACCGGCGCCCAATACCAGGGCGGTCTTGCCTGAAAGTCCAAGGTCCATGGGGTTGTGTCTCTGTGCTTGTAATGGCGGGCGGAAGCGCACCGCCGAAAGGTCATTGTTGGGCCGTCCAGGCTCAAGCACAATTTGATTCTTGTACATTGAAAATCCATCAAAAGTAGATTCTGGAGGCAGTGTTGGAGACCCGGTTCCTGGACAGTTTCGTCATGGTCGCCGAATGCGGCTCGATGGCGGAGGCCGCGCGCCGCATGAGCATCACGCCCACCGCGCTGGCGCAGCGCATCCGCGCGCTGGAGCGGGAGTTCGGGCTGCCGCTCTTCACGCGTTCCGGACGTTTCGTGCGCATCACGGAAGGGGGCGCGCGCCTGCTGGCGCGGGCGCGGCACTTCCAGCGCGAGCTGCGCCAGCTGAAGGCGGCGACGTCGGCGGAGGGTTTCCCCGGCGGACTGCGCATCGGCACCATCCGCACCGCCTTGACGAATGTGATGCCGGAATGGCTGACGGCCCTGGCGCGCCGCTATCCGGAACTGGACGCCACGCTGGAAATCGGTGCGTCGCACGACCTGTACCACCAGGTCGCGGCCGGCAAGCTGGACGCGGCGCTTATCGTCGAGCCGCCGTTCCGCGTGCCCAAGTCATTCGGCTGGCATGGCCTGCGCGTGGAGCCCCTGGTGCTGCTGGCCCCGCGCGGCAAGGCAGGGGCGGACCCGGATGCCCTGCTCGCCAGCGAGCCCTTCCTGCGGTACGACCGGCGAACCTGGGGCGGCCTGCTGGCGGACCAGTATCTGCGCAGGCGGGCGCTGGTGCCGCGCGAACGGTTCGAGATGGATTCGCCCGACGGCATCGCCATGCTGGTCGGCCGCGGGCTGGGGATTTCGCTGGTGCCGGACTGCTACGCCCCGGGCACCCTGCCCGCCAGCGTGGTGGCGGTGCCGCTGCCGGGCAGCCGGCTGGCGCGGCGCCTGGGCATGTTGTGGCCGGCCGGCTCCCCGTATGGGCGCCTGTTCGAAAGCCTGACCGGCCCGGCCAGCGCGAGTGCCTAGCTCTTGCCCTTCAGGCAACTGCTCATGAAGGCCTTGCGCTGGTCGCCGGCGAGCGACTGCTTGCCGGCCTGGGCGTTGCAGTCCTTCATCCGCTGCTGCTGCGGCGTCAGGCTGGCGGCCGGTTTTTCGCCTTTCAGGCAGCTGCTCATGGACGATTTATAGTCGTCGCCGGTCTTGCCCTTGTTCGCGGCGCTGCATTCGGCCATGCGCTGCTGCTGCGGCGTCGGCGTCTTGGCCGGCGATGTCTGGGCGAGGGCGGCCGAGGCGCTGAATGCCAGGGCGGACGCGGCAAGGATCAGGGTGCGATTGCGGAAAAGCATGATGTCCTCCGGATAGGGCGGCGGGCGGTCATGGCGCCCGTGCTGCCGCGCGATTGTCCCGTGACCCTGCACACGCCGGCGCGGTCCGCCGGTGCGCGCATCATGGTCCAAAGCGTCGCGGCTCGCAAGAGGCATCGCGATGCCGGCCCGGGAGGGCCCGCCGCGCCGTGCGCGCATCGGCTTGCCCCCGGACCGGCCGTCCGGCCGCGCGCTCCGTCGCGCCCGCGGCGTTGCGGGATGTCCCTAGGTTGCCGCTGCGATCACCCCCCACTTAGCATTGCCGCACCTCGCGGCGATGGCCCGCCCGGGCGATGCGCGTATCCGGGCGGTCCTGGCCATCAACCCATCGGGCTCGCCAGAAGCCCGGACGCGATGGCCCGCGCCGAACCGCGGCCCGGCCATCCGGCGTTTCTTCTATAGATAGAGGACCACCCATGAAGCTGAGATCCATCGCCGTATCCGCGCTGGCCGCGCTGTCCTTGACCGCCGCGGCCGTGGCAAATGCCCAGACCGTGGTGAAAGTGGGGTCCACGCCCACCGGCAGCCCCTTCACCTTCCTGGACACCAAGACCAATAGCATCGAAGGCGTCATGGTGGACATCATCAAGGCGGTCGGCAAGCAGGCCGGCTTCGAGGTGCAGATCGAGCCGATGGCGTTCTCCGCGCTGATCGGCTCGCTGACCTCCAAGCGCATCGACCTGGTCTCGGCCGCGATGTTCATCACGCCGCAACGGCAGCAGGTGGTCAGTTTTTCCGACCCTGTGTACACCTACGGCGAAGGGCTGATGGTGCCGAAGAGCGACACCAAGCAATACAAGTCCTTCGACGATATGAAAGGCATGACGGTGGGCGTGCAGGTGGGCACCGCCTTTGTCGAGCCTATCCAGAAAAGCGGCGTCTTCAAGGAGGTCAAGCTGTACGACAATCCGCCGGACATGATGCGCGACGCCAACGCAGGCCGCATCCAGGGCGGCTTCATGGACTACCCGATCGCCGCGTACACCCTGAAGCAGGGCAACTATCCCAACCTGCACATGGTCGACAGCTACCAGCCCAAGGTCACCGGCAGCGTGGGCATCGCCGCGCGCAAGGACGACACGGAGCTGGTCAACAAGGTGAACGCCGCGCTGAAGGTCCTGAAGGCCAACGGAACGCTCGACGGCATTCTGAAGAAGTGGGGCCTGAACGGCGCGTGAACGCCGGGGACCAAGGGGAGGAGTCGGGATGTTAGGGCAATTTTTTCAGGACTCGGCGGAATACCTCCCCATCCTGCTGCAGGGCGCCAAGCTGACCATCCTGGTCACCGCCGGCTCGCTGGCGCTGTCGACCTTGCTGGGCCTGGTATGGGCGCTGATGCGGGTGTCGGGCATCAAGGCCCTGGCCAAGTTCAGCGCGGGACTGATCAATGTGCTGCGTGGCATCCCGATTATCGTCCTGCTGTTCTATATCTATTTCGTCATGCCGGACGCCGGCCTTTCGCTGACGGCGGTGCAGGCCGCCATCATCGGCCTGGGCATCGCCTATTCCGCCTACCAGGCGGAGAATTTCCGCGCCGGCATCGAGGCCATCGACCGCGGCCAGATCGAGGCGGCCATGGCGATGGGCATGAGCTGGAGCCTGACCATGCGCCGCGTGGTGCTGCCGCAGGCCGTGCGCATCGTGCTGCCGCCCTACGGGAACATCATGATCATGATGTTGAAGGACTCCTCGCAGGCCTCGACGATCACGGTGGCCGAACTGGCGCTGCAAGGCAAGCTGATCGCGGTGTCTACCTTCAAGAACGCGACCGTATTCACGCTGGTCGCGCTGATGTACCTGGTGATGTGCGTGCCGTTGATCCTGTTCGTGCGCCACCTCGAAAAGAGGAATGCAGTCAAATGATCGTCATGCGGGGCGTGCGCAAGCGTTTCGGGGCGCTGGAGGTATTGAAGGGCATCGACGCCGAGGTCGCCAAGGGCGAGGTGGTCTGCGTGATCGGGCCGTCGGGTTCGGGCAAGTCGACGATACTGCGCTGTATCAACGGCCTGGAGCGCTACGAGGAAGGCGAGATCGCCATCGATGGCCAGCGCGTGGACAGCAATGCCGCGTCCATCGTCTCGATCCGTACCCAGGTGGCCATGGTATTCCAGCGCTTCAATCTGTTCCCGCACCGCACGGCGCTGGAGAACGTGATCGAGGGCGCCATCCACGTCAAGGGCGAAGCGCGCGGGCCCGCCACCGAACGCGGGCAGGCCCTGCTTGCCAGCGTGGGCCTGGCCGACAAGGCGCAGGCCTATCCTGCCCAATTGTCCGGCGGGCAGCAGCAGCGCGTGGCCATCGCGCGGGCGCTGGCCATGCAGCCCAAGGCCATCCTGTTCGACGAGCCGACCTCGGCGCTGGACCCGGAACTGGTGGGCGATGTGCTGGGCGTAATGCGCAAGCTGGCCGAGGCCGGCATGACCATGGTCGTCGTCACGCACGAAATCAGCTTCGCCCGCGAGGTGGCCGACCGCGTCCTGTTCCTCGACGGCGGGGTGGTGGTGGAAGAGGGGCCGGCGCGCGAGGTGTTGAATCATCCCCAGCATCCCCGCACGCAGGATTTCCTGCGCCGCGTGCTGCATCCCATGTAAGGCCTCAGCCATGCCGCAGGAACCCTTTCCGCTTGCGCCGTCATTGTGGGCAGCCACCGCGGCGCCCGCGCCCGCGACCGTGCCGTTGCAGGAATCCACGCGCGCGGACGTGCTGGTGATCGGCGCCGGATACGCGGGTCTCAGCACCGCGCTGCACCTGGCCGAGCGCGGCGTGGACGCCCTGGTGCTGGAAGCCCGCGAGATCGGCTTCGGGGGCTCCGGCCGGAACGGCGGACAAGTCATTCCCGGCCTGAAATACGATCCCGACGAGCTCATGGCACGCTACGGTCCGGAGCGCGGAGCGCAGGTCCTGCGCTTCGCGGCAGGCACGGCCGACGCGGTGTTCGACCTGATCGAACGGCATGGCATGGACGTGCCGCGCGTGCGCGCGGGCTGGATCCAGGGCGCGCATACCCGCGCGGCGCTGGAGCTGGCGCAGCGCCGCGCGGCGCAATGGACCCGGCACGGGGCCGATGTCCAGGCGCTGGATCGCGCGCAGGTTGCCGCGCGGCTGGGCACCGGCAAGTACCTGGGCGGCTGGCTCGACCGCCGTGCCGGCACCATCCAGCCGCTGAGCTACGTGCGCGGACTGGCGCGCGCCGCCATGCGGGCCGGCGCACGCCTGCATACGGACAGCCCGGTGCGCGCACTGCGCCGCGAGGCCGGCAAATGGGTGGCGGCCACGGCGTCCGGCGCCACGGTGACGGCGGACCGGGTGATCCTGTGCACCAATGCCTATGGCGCGGACCTGTGGCCGGGCCTGAAGCCGACCATCATCGACGCCAATACCTTCCAGGTGGCCACGCAGCCGCTGCCGGACGACGTGCGCGCCAGCATCCTGCCGCAGGGCCAGGTGTGCTCGGACACGCGCAACCTGCTGCTGTACTTCCGCCTGGACCACCAGGGCCGGTTGTTGATGGGCGGGCGCGGGCCCTTCCGCGAGCCGAAGGGCCCGCAGGACTGGCGCCACCTCGAGCGCGTGATGGTGAAGATGTTTCCGCAGGTCGCCGGCATTCCTTTCGAATACCGCTGGTGCGGCCGGGTGGCCATCACGCGCGACTACCTGCCGCACCTGCACGAACCGGCGCCGGGCGTGCTGATCGACATCGGTTGCCAGGGGCGCGGCGTGGGGCTGCAGACCGCCATGGGACAGGCCATGGCGCGGTACGTGGCGGAGGGCGACCAGGCCGCCTTGCCCGTCCCGCTCACGCCGATCAAGCCTTTTCCGCTGTATGGCTTGCGACGCGTCTATGTGAACGCGGTCGTGACCTGGTACCGGCTGACGGACGGAGGCGTTTGAGCCCTGCGCCGCCGTCCGATGCGAGGGCGGTCTTCCGCAGCGGGCGGCGGCGTCCGGATGCGGTGCGGCGGGCCGCCGCCCGGTTGTCCTTTTCCACGCCCCGGGTGCTACCCGGCCGCTGGCCGGGTACCGACGCCTGCCTATTGAGGTTAACCATTATTCCAGGCGGCGAACAACCTTCCTAAGATGAGGCTCCCATTGCCGGCCTTCGTCTTATTCGCGGGACCCCTTCCCGCCATGCCGGTGACCCTGCATCGAGGAACGCTTTTGGCGACGACAGCTACTCCCGCGATGGATGCGGAACGCCAGATGACGCGGCGCCGCGGCCCCATCCCCTGGGCGCGCACCCTGCATCGCGCCTTCGTCGCGCTGATGTATTTCTTCATGCTGTGCCCGCTGATCTTCGTGGTCTGGCTGAGTTTCTTCAAGGACGCGATCCTGTACTTCCCGCCGTCCGGCTACACGCTGCAGTGGTACCTCAAGGCCTGGGACAACGACGCCTTCGCCAACGGCTTCCTGTTCAGCCTGCAGGTCGCCCTGCTGGCCGCCGCGTGCGGCGTGGCGGTCGGCGTCATGGCGGCCCTGGGCATCATCCGGTACCGCTTCGCGGGCGCGGCGTGGGTCAATACGGTGCTGCTTTCGCCACTGCTGGTGCCGGGCATCGTCGCCGGCATCGCCATCTACCTGTTCTACCTGCGTGCCGAGAACCTGCTGGACATGGATGTGGTCGGCACCTATGGCGGGCTGGTCATCGCCCATGTCTGCCTGACCATCCCGTGGACCGTGCGCCTGGTATCGGCCAGCATGGCGGGCCTGGATCCGTCCATCGAGGAAGCCGCGCGCAACCTGGGCGCCAGCGGCCGCGTGGCCTTCCTGCGCATCACCCTGCCGATGCTGCGGCCGGCCATCGTGGCGGCCGCGCTGTTCAGCTTCATCGTGTCCTTCGAAAACCTGGAATTGTCCCTGTCGCTGGTGGGACCGGGCCGCACCACGCTGCCCATCGCCATCATGCAATACCTGGAATTCAACCTGGACCCGACCATCGCGGCCGTGTCGTCCGTGCAGATCGTGCTGCTGGGAATCATCATGCTGGTGACCGATCGCTTCGTAAAACTAAGCCAGGTAGTGTGAGCGTCATGGCCCAGGTCGCACTCGAAAATCTGCACAAGCAGTTCGGCTCCGCCGTCGCGGTGGCCGACTTTTCCCTGGATATCGCCGACGGCGAACTGGTGACCTTCCTGGGGCCGAGCGGTTGCGGCAAGACCACCACCCTGCGCATGATCGCCGGCTTCATCGAGCCATCCGCGGGCACCATACGGATCGGCGGCAAGGACGTGACGTCGCTGCCCGTGCACAAGCGCGACACCGGCATGGTGTTCCAGCGCTATGCGCTTTTCCCGCACATGACGGTGGCGCAGAACATTGCGTTCGGCCTGGAGATGCACAAGGTGCCGGCCGGCGAGCGCGACGCGCGCATCCGCGAGGTCCTGGACATGGTGCGCATGACGGCGCTGCGCGACCGCTATCCGCGCCAGTTGTCGGGCGGCCAGCAGCAGCGGGTTGCCATTGCGCGTGCGCTGGCCATCCAGCCCAAGGTGTTCCTGCTGGACGAACCGCTGTCCAACCTGGACGCCAAGCTGCGCCTCGAAGTACGGGAGGAAATCCGCGCCCTGCAGCGGCGTCTGGGGCTGACGACCATCTTCGTGACGCACGACCAGGAAGAGGCCCTTGCCATCGCCGACCGCATGGCCATCATGCATGACGGCAAGGTGCAGCAGGTGGGCACGCCGCAGGCGCTGTACGAGCGCCCCGCGAACCTGTTCGTGGCCGACTTCCTGGGCAAGATGAATTTCTTCAAGGGCAATCTGGCGGAGCGGGGGATATTCGGCACGGCGAGCGGGGCTCGCATCCACGTGGAGGACGGGCCGGCGGCCGCCGCGCATATGGGCGTGCGCCCGGAACGGGTGCGCCTGGCGTCCGCGCCCAGCGGCCGCAACGCCCTGCCGGGCGCGGTGGAGTCCACCGTCTACATGGGCGCCCAGCTGGAGGTCCGCGTCAAGCTGGAAAGCGGCGAGGCGATCTGCTGCCAACTGCCCAACAGCGCCGGGCACGATGGCGCGTCGACCCGCATCGGGTCACGCGTGTACGCCTGCTTCGAGCCGGCGGATTGCGTGATGTTCGCACCATGAGCGCCACCGTGATGCGACCGGCCTTGGGCGGCGCCCGCCAGTCGCGCGGGATGGGCGCCGGCCTGGCCTTCCCGGCGTCCCTGGTGGTGATCGTCGTCATCATGGTGCCCCTGCTGATGCTGGCGCGGTACAGCTTCAACCATTTCGATCCGGCCGAAATGATGCAGCAGGCCTTTACCGGCGAAAACTATGTGCGGTTTTTCGCGGATCCCTATTACCGCGGCGTTTTCATGACGACGATAGGCGTGGCCGCGCTGTGTACCGTGCTGGCCCTGGTGCTGGGATTTCCGGTGGCGTACTTCCTGGCCAAGACGACCAGCCGCTACAAGAGCCTGTTCATCATCCTGCTGGTCTTCCCCCTGCTGGTCGGCAATGTCGTGCGCGCGGCGGGGTGGATGGTGATATTGGGCAATGCCGGCGTGGTGAACACGGTGCTGAAGGGCCTGGGCCTGGTCACGGAGTCCGTGCAACTGATGTACACGCCGGCCGCCGTGGTGATCGGCACGACGGCCGTGGTGATGCCATACCTGATCCTGACCCTGCAAAGCGTGCTGGAAGGCATCGACTTTTCGGTGGAAGAAGCGGCGCGCAACCTGGGCGCCGATTTCTTCACCACCTTCCGGCGCGTGGTGCTGCCCATCGCGGCGCCCGGCGTCGCGGCGGGCACCATGCTGGTGTTCATCCTGTGCATGAACGCCTACGCCACGCCGGTGCTGCTGGGCGGCACGGGACTGACCATGATGGCGCCTGCCCTGTACGACCAGATCACGCGGGCATCGAACTGGCCCTTCGGGTCCGCCATGGCGCTGATCCTGGTGTGCGCCACGCTGGTCATGGCCGTGCTGTCGAACTGGCTGATCCACCGCCGCTATGTGCGCACCATGTCGTCCTGAACCGAATTCCCCACGCGATACGCTACGGAGCCCCGCATGACTTCCATCCTGTTCCAGAACGCGACCTTGCTCGACCCGGCCTTGCCCGACCTGCAGGAGGGTATGCATGTGCTCGTGGAAGGCGGCGCCGTCAAGGAGGTCTCCGACCGGCCGCTGCAGTCGTCCAGCGCGCGCGCCATCGACCTGCGTGGCCGTACCTTGATGCCTGGCCTGATCGACCTGCACGTCCACGTGCTGGCCACCCAGTTGAACCTGAGTACGCAAGGCGTGTTGCCCGATGCGCTGGTGATGATGCGCGCCGTGCCCATCATGGCGGCCATGCTGCGCCGGGGTTTCACGACCGTGCGTGACGCCGGCGGCGCGGGCTGGGGCCTGAAGTGCGCGGTGGAGGAAGGCACGGTCGTGGGGCCGCGGCTGTTCATCTCCGGGCACGCCATCAGCCAGACCGGGGGCCATGGCGATCCACGGCCGCGCTCCGACCACCTGCGGCCCATGAGCTTCTGCGGCTGCTGCTTTCGCGCCGGCGACATCGGCCGCGTGGCCGACGGAGTCGACGAGGTGCGCAAGGCTGTGCGCCAGGAATTGCAGATGGGCGCGGACCAGATCAAGATCATGGCTTCGGGCGGCGTGGCTTCGCCGACCGACCCCATCGCCGCCTTCGGCTATGCCGAGGACGAGATCCGCGCCATCGTCGCCGAGGCCGCAGGCCGCCAGACCTATGTGATGGCGCACGCCTACACCGCCCAGGCGATCTCGCGCGCCGTCGCCAATGGCGTACGCACCATCGAGCATGGCAACCTGGTGGACGAGGCGGCCGCCGCCCTGATGGCCGAGCGCGGCGCCTACGTGGTGCCCACGCTGATCACCTACGAGGCCTTGGCCAACGAGGGCGCCGACTATGGCCTGCCGGCCGACAGCGTGGCCAAGATCGCCACGGTGCGCACCGCGGGCCTGCATTCGCTGGAAATCTACAAGCGCGCGGGCGTGAAGATGGGCTATGGCTCCGATCTGCTGGGTCCTTCGCAGCGGCTGCAAAGCGACGAGTTCCGGCTGCGTGCGCAGGTGCTGACGCCGCGCGAGGTCATCCAGAGCGCCACCACGATCGCGGCGGAGGTCTTGAACATGCGGGATCGGCTGGGACGCATCGTGCCGGGGGCCATGGCGGACATGCTGGTGGTGGATGGCAACCCTTACCGCGACGTGTCCTGCCTGCTGGGGCAGGGTGACCATATCGGGCTGGTCATGAAGGACGGGAAGATCTTCCATGACGCATTGGCGGCCTGAACGGGAAGCTGGCGTATCCCGGTCCGCAACATGAGACTACGCCGCCGACTACCCCGCGCCACTGCATTGCACACTGCATCGCCCACTACGTCGCCCACGATCCGGCCCGCGACGTACCCGACTGCCCAGCC
Coding sequences within it:
- a CDS encoding Bug family tripartite tricarboxylate transporter substrate binding protein, yielding MLHTPLTRRQALATLLAAGLAPLSRGVHAQDAYPSRPTTLMVGFSAGGAVDLVARQLGQVLGQQFGQTYVIENRAGATGTIAAEAVSRAKPDGYTLLLGTQSTMVVAPSMYPNLHFDPLKDFVPVSLIASVPLVLVVNPAVPLKTVQDVIQYAREKKGDLVYASSGLGGPQHVAMELFCAMAGVKMVHVPYKGEANAISDLLGNQVPLMFSNLPTLLPHIRSGKLRAIAVSSLQRADSAPEIPTVAESGLPGFEALTWFGLYAPAGTPQAAVTRLEQGVKTGLQDAALRDKLHSLGMTLVGSDSAAFRDYMVAESRKWGDLVRKAGIKPE
- a CDS encoding ribonuclease activity regulator RraA; protein product: MTTQPAPLDPRIVQALSQVTTATLTTVLLKKGLRNVWIRGAARLRPDSPRLVGRAFTLRFVPAREDLATPASWSSPISTRAAIEAMPAGCIAIVDALGVTDAGIFGDILCARMRKRGVAALVTDGVVRDVDGVLGTGLPVWCSGAAAPPSVAGLTFVGWQEPISCGGVAVFPNDVLVLDADGAVLIPDALLEDVVQAAVEQEQQEAWIMEQVEGGAQLPGLYPPNAENQARYQAWREQRRQEQGAGKPA
- a CDS encoding SDR family oxidoreductase is translated as MDLGLSGKTALVLGAGGGLGGAIARTLAAEGARVALADVKEDAAAQVAAEIAAAGGRALALQWDLADIAAVDAKVAAVETGLGPIDILVNNTGGPPPTPVSGQATDLWQAHFQSMVLSVIAITDRVLPGMRARKFGRVITSTSSGVVAPIPNLGLSNALRLSLVGWSKTLAQEVGRDGITANIVLPGRIATPRIRFLDEQRAQRENRAVEQVREQSVAAIPVGRYGDPQEYADAVAFLASTRASYITGSVIRIDGGLIASI
- a CDS encoding LysR family transcriptional regulator, with amino-acid sequence METRFLDSFVMVAECGSMAEAARRMSITPTALAQRIRALEREFGLPLFTRSGRFVRITEGGARLLARARHFQRELRQLKAATSAEGFPGGLRIGTIRTALTNVMPEWLTALARRYPELDATLEIGASHDLYHQVAAGKLDAALIVEPPFRVPKSFGWHGLRVEPLVLLAPRGKAGADPDALLASEPFLRYDRRTWGGLLADQYLRRRALVPRERFEMDSPDGIAMLVGRGLGISLVPDCYAPGTLPASVVAVPLPGSRLARRLGMLWPAGSPYGRLFESLTGPASASA
- a CDS encoding PsiF family protein, with amino-acid sequence MLFRNRTLILAASALAFSASAALAQTSPAKTPTPQQQRMAECSAANKGKTGDDYKSSMSSCLKGEKPAASLTPQQQRMKDCNAQAGKQSLAGDQRKAFMSSCLKGKS
- a CDS encoding ABC transporter substrate-binding protein, whose product is MKLRSIAVSALAALSLTAAAVANAQTVVKVGSTPTGSPFTFLDTKTNSIEGVMVDIIKAVGKQAGFEVQIEPMAFSALIGSLTSKRIDLVSAAMFITPQRQQVVSFSDPVYTYGEGLMVPKSDTKQYKSFDDMKGMTVGVQVGTAFVEPIQKSGVFKEVKLYDNPPDMMRDANAGRIQGGFMDYPIAAYTLKQGNYPNLHMVDSYQPKVTGSVGIAARKDDTELVNKVNAALKVLKANGTLDGILKKWGLNGA
- a CDS encoding amino acid ABC transporter permease, producing MLGQFFQDSAEYLPILLQGAKLTILVTAGSLALSTLLGLVWALMRVSGIKALAKFSAGLINVLRGIPIIVLLFYIYFVMPDAGLSLTAVQAAIIGLGIAYSAYQAENFRAGIEAIDRGQIEAAMAMGMSWSLTMRRVVLPQAVRIVLPPYGNIMIMMLKDSSQASTITVAELALQGKLIAVSTFKNATVFTLVALMYLVMCVPLILFVRHLEKRNAVK
- a CDS encoding amino acid ABC transporter ATP-binding protein encodes the protein MIVMRGVRKRFGALEVLKGIDAEVAKGEVVCVIGPSGSGKSTILRCINGLERYEEGEIAIDGQRVDSNAASIVSIRTQVAMVFQRFNLFPHRTALENVIEGAIHVKGEARGPATERGQALLASVGLADKAQAYPAQLSGGQQQRVAIARALAMQPKAILFDEPTSALDPELVGDVLGVMRKLAEAGMTMVVVTHEISFAREVADRVLFLDGGVVVEEGPAREVLNHPQHPRTQDFLRRVLHPM
- a CDS encoding NAD(P)/FAD-dependent oxidoreductase — protein: MPQEPFPLAPSLWAATAAPAPATVPLQESTRADVLVIGAGYAGLSTALHLAERGVDALVLEAREIGFGGSGRNGGQVIPGLKYDPDELMARYGPERGAQVLRFAAGTADAVFDLIERHGMDVPRVRAGWIQGAHTRAALELAQRRAAQWTRHGADVQALDRAQVAARLGTGKYLGGWLDRRAGTIQPLSYVRGLARAAMRAGARLHTDSPVRALRREAGKWVAATASGATVTADRVILCTNAYGADLWPGLKPTIIDANTFQVATQPLPDDVRASILPQGQVCSDTRNLLLYFRLDHQGRLLMGGRGPFREPKGPQDWRHLERVMVKMFPQVAGIPFEYRWCGRVAITRDYLPHLHEPAPGVLIDIGCQGRGVGLQTAMGQAMARYVAEGDQAALPVPLTPIKPFPLYGLRRVYVNAVVTWYRLTDGGV
- a CDS encoding ABC transporter permease; translation: MTRRRGPIPWARTLHRAFVALMYFFMLCPLIFVVWLSFFKDAILYFPPSGYTLQWYLKAWDNDAFANGFLFSLQVALLAAACGVAVGVMAALGIIRYRFAGAAWVNTVLLSPLLVPGIVAGIAIYLFYLRAENLLDMDVVGTYGGLVIAHVCLTIPWTVRLVSASMAGLDPSIEEAARNLGASGRVAFLRITLPMLRPAIVAAALFSFIVSFENLELSLSLVGPGRTTLPIAIMQYLEFNLDPTIAAVSSVQIVLLGIIMLVTDRFVKLSQVV